Proteins encoded in a region of the Rothia mucilaginosa genome:
- the rplW gene encoding 50S ribosomal protein L23: MSVSTKSVYDVIIAPVVSEKSYGQLDEGKYTFEVATDSNKLEIKQAIEKIFDVKVASVNTINRQGKRKRTRFGWGARKNTKRAIVTLKEGTIDIFGGPQA; this comes from the coding sequence ATGAGCGTTTCCACCAAGTCTGTATACGACGTGATCATTGCTCCCGTCGTTTCCGAGAAGAGCTACGGTCAGCTCGACGAAGGTAAGTACACCTTCGAGGTCGCAACCGATTCCAACAAGCTGGAAATCAAGCAGGCCATCGAGAAGATCTTTGACGTCAAGGTTGCTTCCGTCAACACCATCAACCGTCAGGGCAAGCGCAAGCGCACCCGTTTCGGTTGGGGCGCTCGCAAGAACACCAAGCGTGCGATTGTGACCCTCAAGGAAGGCACCATCGACATCTTCGGCGGTCCGCAGGCATAA
- the rplB gene encoding 50S ribosomal protein L2 encodes MGIRKYKPTTPGRRGSSVADFSEITRSTPEKSLLRPLHKTGGRNNTGRITTRHKGGGHKRQYRLIDFRRHDKDGVNARVAHIEYDPNRTARIALLHYFDGSKRYIIAPNKLAQGDIVESGPAADIKPGNNLPLRNIPVGTVIHCVELRPGGGAKLARSAGASVQLVAKEGKYGQLRLPSGEIRNVDVRCRATVGEVGNAEQSNINWGKAGRNRWKGIRPTVRGVVMNPVDHPHGGGEGKTSGGRHPVNPNGKPEGRTRRPNKESDKLIVRRRRTGKKR; translated from the coding sequence ATGGGTATTCGTAAGTACAAGCCGACGACCCCGGGTCGCCGCGGTTCGAGCGTTGCTGATTTCTCCGAGATCACCCGCTCCACCCCGGAAAAGTCCCTGCTTCGTCCGCTTCACAAGACCGGCGGCCGTAACAACACCGGCCGCATCACCACCCGTCACAAGGGTGGCGGCCACAAGCGCCAGTACCGTCTGATCGACTTCCGTCGTCACGACAAGGACGGCGTTAACGCACGCGTTGCGCACATCGAGTACGATCCCAACCGTACCGCTCGCATCGCGCTGCTGCACTACTTCGATGGTTCCAAGCGCTACATCATCGCTCCGAACAAGCTCGCTCAGGGCGACATCGTCGAGTCCGGCCCCGCAGCTGACATCAAGCCCGGTAACAACCTGCCCCTGCGCAACATCCCCGTTGGTACCGTGATTCACTGTGTCGAGCTCCGCCCCGGTGGCGGCGCAAAGCTGGCTCGTTCCGCAGGTGCTTCTGTACAGCTGGTTGCTAAGGAAGGCAAGTACGGTCAGCTCCGTCTGCCCTCCGGCGAAATCCGCAACGTGGATGTTCGCTGCCGCGCAACCGTTGGTGAAGTTGGCAACGCTGAGCAGTCCAACATCAACTGGGGTAAGGCAGGCCGTAACCGCTGGAAGGGCATCCGCCCGACCGTCCGTGGTGTGGTCATGAACCCGGTTGACCACCCGCACGGTGGTGGTGAAGGTAAGACCTCCGGTGGTCGTCACCCGGTTAACCCCAACGGTAAGCCCGAGGGTCGTACCCGCCGTCCCAACAAGGAAAGCGACAAGCTCATCGTTCGTCGCCGTCGTACTGGCAAGAAGCGCTAA
- the rpsS gene encoding 30S ribosomal protein S19, which produces MPRSLKKGPFVDQHLYLKVAAQNEKGTKNVIKTWSRRSMIIPDMLGHTIAVYDGRKHVPVFITESMVGHKLGEFAPTRTFRSHVKDDRKGKRR; this is translated from the coding sequence ATGCCTCGTAGTTTGAAGAAGGGCCCTTTCGTTGATCAGCACCTCTACCTGAAGGTTGCAGCTCAGAACGAGAAGGGCACCAAGAACGTAATCAAGACTTGGTCGCGTCGCTCGATGATTATCCCCGACATGCTCGGTCACACCATCGCAGTGTACGACGGTCGCAAGCACGTGCCGGTGTTCATCACCGAGTCGATGGTTGGTCACAAGCTCGGTGAGTTTGCTCCGACCCGCACTTTCCGCAGCCACGTGAAGGACGACCGTAAGGGTAAGCGTCGCTA
- the rplC gene encoding 50S ribosomal protein L3 → MTNKFERQVKGLLGTKLGMTQVWDEDGKFVPVTVVKADSNVVTQIRNQETDGYEAVQIGFGAIDSRKVTKPLAGHFEKAGVTPRRHLVELRTADASEYSLGQELTVELFEAGQKVDVVGKTKGKGFAGVMKRHGFKGVGASHGQHKNHRKPGSIGGASYPARVFKGMRMAGRMGAARHTTLNLTIQGVDAENNVLLIKGAIPGPKGGVVLVRTAVKGA, encoded by the coding sequence ATGACTAACAAATTCGAGCGCCAGGTGAAGGGCCTGCTGGGCACCAAGCTCGGCATGACCCAGGTCTGGGACGAGGACGGCAAGTTTGTGCCCGTCACCGTCGTCAAGGCTGATTCTAACGTTGTTACCCAGATCCGTAACCAGGAAACTGACGGCTACGAAGCTGTTCAGATTGGTTTCGGTGCAATCGACTCTCGCAAGGTTACCAAGCCCCTGGCTGGTCACTTCGAGAAGGCCGGTGTTACCCCCCGTCGCCACCTCGTCGAGCTGCGTACCGCAGATGCTTCTGAGTATTCCCTCGGTCAGGAACTGACCGTTGAGCTCTTCGAAGCAGGCCAGAAGGTCGACGTCGTTGGTAAGACCAAGGGTAAGGGCTTCGCAGGTGTTATGAAGCGTCACGGCTTCAAGGGTGTTGGCGCGTCTCACGGTCAGCACAAGAACCACCGTAAGCCCGGTTCCATCGGTGGCGCATCCTACCCCGCACGCGTGTTCAAGGGTATGCGCATGGCTGGCCGTATGGGCGCAGCACGTCACACTACCTTGAACCTGACTATCCAGGGTGTGGACGCAGAGAACAATGTCCTGCTGATCAAGGGCGCAATCCCCGGTCCCAAGGGCGGCGTTGTTCTGGTTCGTACCGCTGTGAAGGGAGCCTAA
- the rpsJ gene encoding 30S ribosomal protein S10 — translation MAGQKIRIRLKSYDHEVIDSSARKIVETVKGAGATVVGPVPLPTEKNVYCVIRSPHKYKDSREHFEMRTHKRLIDVVDPTPKAVDALMRLDLPADVNIEIKL, via the coding sequence ATGGCGGGACAGAAAATCCGCATCCGTCTGAAGTCCTATGACCACGAGGTCATCGATTCTTCGGCACGGAAAATCGTCGAAACGGTAAAGGGCGCAGGAGCAACTGTAGTTGGCCCCGTGCCGCTGCCGACCGAGAAGAACGTTTACTGTGTTATTCGTTCTCCCCACAAGTACAAGGACAGCCGCGAGCACTTCGAGATGCGTACGCACAAGCGTCTGATCGACGTTGTTGATCCGACCCCCAAGGCTGTTGATGCCCTCATGCGTCTTGACCTGCCGGCAGACGTAAACATCGAGATCAAGCTGTAG
- the rplD gene encoding 50S ribosomal protein L4, whose amino-acid sequence MAVKTLKVDLPAEIFDAQASVPLLHQVVVAQLAAARQGTHKTKNRGEVSGAGRKPFKQKGTGNARQGSIRAPHMTGGGVVHGPTPRNYAQRTPKKMIAAALRGALSDRARHDRVHVVENFISGETPSTKAAKAAFAAITERKNILLVIARAEDVVALSARNLENVHVLYADQLNTYDVLVSDDVVFTKAAFDAFVAAAQKKEGAK is encoded by the coding sequence ATGGCTGTTAAGACCCTTAAGGTAGACCTGCCCGCAGAGATTTTCGACGCGCAGGCATCCGTGCCCCTGCTGCACCAGGTTGTTGTTGCACAGCTCGCTGCTGCACGCCAGGGCACCCACAAGACCAAGAACCGCGGCGAGGTTTCCGGTGCAGGCCGTAAGCCCTTCAAGCAGAAGGGTACCGGTAACGCACGTCAGGGCTCCATCCGTGCACCGCACATGACCGGCGGTGGCGTTGTTCACGGTCCGACCCCGCGTAACTACGCACAGCGCACCCCCAAGAAGATGATCGCCGCTGCACTGCGCGGTGCTCTCTCCGATCGCGCTCGTCACGACCGCGTCCACGTTGTCGAGAACTTCATCTCCGGTGAAACCCCCTCGACCAAGGCTGCAAAGGCTGCATTCGCAGCTATCACCGAGCGCAAGAACATCCTTCTTGTGATTGCTCGTGCAGAGGACGTTGTGGCTCTGTCCGCACGTAACCTGGAGAACGTCCACGTTCTGTACGCAGACCAGCTCAACACCTACGATGTGCTGGTTTCGGACGACGTGGTCTTCACCAAGGCAGCATTCGACGCATTCGTTGCTGCAGCTCAGAAGAAGGAGGGCGCTAAGTAA